A region from the Tsuneonella mangrovi genome encodes:
- a CDS encoding lipopolysaccharide biosynthesis protein: MKTVKHNWMRGLEEVRRLAAGPIARASGLSMGIRLSGMVLLFVQAILTARLLGPAGYGITATVVSAAQVLSGIAMLGFGPLAVREIPSRTAAGEPGAIAAFLRFSLAVTLVGTLLVAALATLALVPELRIEDELRIPLALGGVLVMPLALIALMRGWAQGFGRVAMAQVPGEFLRPLAMVATMIAIALIGVRFTPASYVVAASGAAFAGVLAAAVWQWRSEARALPRPGEWMGGKQATLAAIPFLGLGLAALLQGEVNTLLLAAFAGPRETGLFQPVARLAPLLALPVQAATMRYAPRMAELWHHGEHAQIRSITRTFTWTTTAITLVAGLVIAGTGPWLMLVFGKDFTASAPLLWIVALAQVFNAACGPLGALFAMAGRTGTAVAGQLAGLAVNVAVGFAFIPIYGATAAACGILAATVTWNVVLLWAIRRKLGIDPSLLGLLAKDQGSAAT; encoded by the coding sequence GTGAAGACAGTCAAGCACAACTGGATGCGCGGGCTCGAGGAAGTGCGCCGACTGGCCGCCGGACCGATCGCGCGGGCCAGCGGCCTCAGCATGGGGATTCGCCTTTCGGGCATGGTCCTGCTGTTCGTGCAAGCGATCCTCACTGCGCGGCTGCTCGGTCCGGCGGGTTACGGCATCACCGCAACGGTGGTTTCGGCGGCACAGGTCCTGTCGGGTATCGCGATGCTCGGATTTGGGCCGTTGGCGGTGCGCGAAATACCTTCGCGCACGGCTGCGGGCGAACCGGGAGCCATTGCGGCGTTCCTGCGGTTTTCGCTTGCAGTGACCTTGGTCGGGACATTGCTCGTCGCGGCGCTCGCCACGCTGGCGCTCGTGCCCGAACTCAGGATCGAGGACGAACTGCGGATTCCGCTCGCCCTCGGCGGAGTGCTGGTGATGCCGCTCGCGCTGATCGCGTTGATGCGCGGTTGGGCGCAAGGCTTCGGTCGGGTCGCGATGGCGCAAGTGCCGGGCGAGTTTCTCCGCCCGCTGGCGATGGTCGCGACGATGATTGCGATCGCGCTGATCGGCGTGAGGTTCACCCCAGCGAGCTATGTCGTTGCCGCCAGTGGAGCGGCTTTCGCGGGTGTTCTGGCGGCCGCTGTCTGGCAATGGCGCAGCGAGGCGCGGGCGCTGCCCCGCCCCGGCGAATGGATGGGCGGCAAGCAAGCGACGTTGGCCGCAATCCCGTTCCTCGGCTTGGGGTTAGCGGCATTGCTGCAAGGCGAAGTCAATACGCTGCTGCTTGCGGCCTTTGCCGGCCCGCGCGAGACCGGATTGTTCCAGCCGGTCGCGCGACTCGCGCCGCTGCTCGCATTGCCGGTGCAGGCGGCAACGATGCGCTATGCCCCGCGCATGGCCGAGCTGTGGCACCACGGCGAACATGCGCAGATTCGTTCGATCACCCGCACCTTCACCTGGACCACCACGGCAATCACGCTCGTTGCGGGCCTGGTTATTGCCGGGACCGGCCCGTGGCTGATGCTGGTATTCGGCAAGGACTTCACCGCCAGCGCGCCGCTGCTGTGGATCGTCGCGCTGGCGCAAGTGTTCAACGCTGCCTGCGGGCCGCTCGGCGCGCTGTTCGCGATGGCCGGGCGGACCGGGACCGCGGTTGCGGGGCAGCTGGCGGGCCTCGCGGTCAACGTCGCGGTCGGCTTTGCATTTATCCCTATCTACGGCGCGACGGCGGCCGCCTGCGGGATTCTTGCCGCGACGGTCACGTGGAACGTCGTGCTGCTGTGGGCGATCCGCCGAAAGCTGGGGATCGACCCCTCGCTGCTCGGCTTGCTGGCGAAGGATCAGGGCAGCGCCGCGACATAG
- a CDS encoding polysaccharide pyruvyl transferase family protein, protein MSRFHSAFNLARTAGSRALRPSNQPGYIGWVGHANLGDEAMVEAAESLLGGKVEPMATPRIEQILGGTPLGGKRRHPHVFLGGGTLVNAGYIELVETCLAQGSRLATLGTGVGSAGFSGGEAGLDPRWVAVLNRFERVGVRGPRSLARLKAAGVEQAEVIGDLALALTPDAPLADPTAKTVLVNTCVGQSHADTERLARFDVALAEALVDLAKSGWTAIPVAFHADDLAPIAALLERAGLANEPIRQPRDFAAYSALTNGASLSISVRLHGSVLASMCGVPNLLLAYRDKCRDFAESIGAEECVVAYEAFSPTRFTAHLDAVLADRAQRSRSLHARCLDYRAKLRAYVAALP, encoded by the coding sequence ATGAGCCGTTTTCACTCTGCCTTCAATCTTGCCAGGACGGCTGGTTCGCGTGCGCTGCGACCTAGTAATCAACCCGGCTATATCGGCTGGGTCGGCCATGCGAACCTTGGCGACGAGGCAATGGTCGAAGCAGCGGAGAGCCTGCTTGGTGGCAAGGTGGAGCCGATGGCGACCCCGCGGATCGAGCAAATCCTTGGCGGCACTCCGCTTGGCGGCAAACGTCGACACCCCCACGTGTTCCTCGGCGGCGGGACGCTGGTCAACGCGGGGTATATCGAGCTTGTCGAAACCTGCCTTGCACAAGGCTCGCGGTTGGCGACACTCGGTACCGGGGTCGGCAGCGCGGGATTCTCAGGTGGCGAAGCGGGGCTCGATCCGCGCTGGGTTGCTGTCCTCAACCGATTCGAGAGGGTCGGGGTGCGCGGACCGCGCTCGCTGGCGCGGCTGAAGGCGGCGGGGGTCGAGCAGGCGGAAGTGATCGGCGACCTTGCGCTGGCGCTCACACCCGATGCGCCGCTGGCAGACCCGACGGCGAAGACCGTGCTGGTCAACACCTGCGTGGGGCAAAGCCACGCAGATACCGAACGTCTGGCACGGTTCGATGTCGCGCTGGCAGAGGCGCTGGTCGACCTTGCAAAGTCGGGCTGGACGGCAATCCCGGTGGCGTTCCATGCCGACGACCTCGCGCCGATTGCAGCACTATTGGAGCGGGCGGGTCTGGCGAACGAACCGATCCGCCAGCCGCGCGACTTCGCCGCCTATTCGGCGCTTACCAACGGCGCGAGCCTGTCGATCAGCGTGCGGCTTCACGGCAGCGTGCTGGCCTCGATGTGCGGAGTGCCGAACCTGCTGCTCGCCTATCGCGACAAGTGCCGCGACTTCGCCGAATCGATCGGAGCGGAGGAGTGCGTGGTCGCATACGAAGCGTTCTCGCCGACGCGGTTCACCGCCCATCTCGATGCGGTTCTCGCTGATCGTGCGCAGCGCAGCCGTTCGCTGCACGCACGGTGTCTCGATTATCGCGCGAAGCTGCGCGCCTATGTCGCGGCGCTGCCCTGA
- a CDS encoding glycosyltransferase family 2 protein, whose protein sequence is MTATPRLSVVMTVFNGERHLREAMDSMLAQTMADFELLVVDDTSGDATPQILADYATRDSRVRVIRNESNLGPYPSANRALEQARAPIVARMDADDVALPERFAKQVAFLDAHPDHLLVGCSYASIDEAGRQRFIRSNPMDWRVAGWTVRLRMPMVHPGFCYRRLLPDGTPVRYAEDFRFAQDFRLAGKLAQAGRIAVLEEVLVHYRMHPDNISSSKLAEQDLAARNIAWEQVSTHYPEALHKRLGGFIDVLYRQRDPDAALLAEAISGMRAAIAFDGVGLWAKRRAAGMIAEAFLRSGGMQAARLGIAFARLAPDLLGPLAVRFLELKGWKAQRPAP, encoded by the coding sequence GTGACCGCAACCCCGCGCCTTTCGGTGGTGATGACCGTGTTCAACGGCGAACGGCACTTGCGCGAAGCGATGGACAGCATGCTGGCGCAGACGATGGCGGATTTCGAGCTGCTGGTGGTCGACGACACGAGCGGCGACGCTACCCCGCAGATTCTCGCCGACTATGCCACACGCGATTCGCGGGTGCGGGTGATCCGCAACGAAAGCAACCTCGGCCCCTACCCCAGCGCCAACCGCGCACTGGAGCAAGCACGCGCGCCGATCGTTGCCCGGATGGACGCCGATGACGTTGCTTTGCCCGAACGGTTCGCGAAGCAGGTCGCATTTCTCGACGCGCATCCCGATCACCTGCTGGTCGGCTGCAGCTATGCCTCGATCGACGAAGCGGGTCGCCAGCGGTTCATCCGCAGCAATCCGATGGACTGGCGGGTAGCCGGATGGACCGTGCGGCTGCGAATGCCGATGGTCCACCCAGGATTCTGCTATCGCCGCCTGCTGCCGGACGGAACGCCTGTGCGCTACGCTGAAGATTTTCGCTTCGCGCAGGATTTCCGGCTGGCCGGAAAGCTTGCCCAGGCGGGCAGGATAGCAGTGCTGGAGGAGGTGCTGGTCCACTACCGGATGCACCCGGACAACATCTCCAGCAGCAAGCTGGCCGAACAAGACCTTGCGGCACGCAACATCGCGTGGGAGCAGGTCTCTACGCACTATCCCGAAGCACTGCACAAGCGGCTCGGTGGGTTTATCGACGTGCTCTACCGCCAGCGCGATCCCGACGCAGCATTGCTTGCCGAAGCGATCAGCGGAATGCGCGCGGCAATTGCGTTCGACGGCGTGGGGCTTTGGGCGAAACGGCGCGCGGCGGGAATGATAGCAGAGGCGTTCCTGCGCAGTGGCGGAATGCAGGCAGCACGGCTCGGCATCGCATTCGCGCGGCTTGCGCCCGACCTGCTCGGGCCGCTGGCGGTGCGGTTCCTGGAACTGAAGGGCTGGAAGGCGCAGCGGCCCGCCCCCTAG
- a CDS encoding glycosyltransferase family 2 protein: MTAAVTITLTRYAEPDALVAEAIRHAVAQEGVTGEVLFIEQDMGGGITEAMFAGGNLAFRMIRGELRGLSHARNLAMDEAAHGNLLFLDADAMARPNWAAQLARVLDGDPKVAIVGSRIVPGWPGAPPLWAKARVVADQYSMLDLGNATLPYHRVVGAAFGVDLAKLPPHMRFDPTLGRREGKLFSGEESEFCARAVAAGLEIRYCGAACVTHVVSPERTRLPWIARRLFYAGHGRAVLGGAPAPSRKPGLADWLTLPITLPPYALGWLKGKLLG; this comes from the coding sequence TTGACTGCCGCCGTCACGATTACCCTCACCCGCTATGCCGAACCCGATGCGCTGGTGGCCGAGGCGATCCGCCATGCTGTTGCGCAGGAAGGCGTCACCGGCGAAGTGCTGTTCATCGAACAGGACATGGGCGGCGGCATCACCGAAGCGATGTTCGCGGGCGGAAACCTCGCCTTCCGGATGATCCGCGGCGAACTTCGCGGCCTGTCGCACGCGCGCAACCTCGCGATGGACGAAGCGGCACATGGCAACCTCCTGTTCCTCGATGCCGATGCGATGGCCCGGCCCAACTGGGCCGCCCAGCTGGCGCGGGTTCTTGACGGCGACCCCAAGGTAGCAATCGTCGGCAGCCGGATCGTACCCGGCTGGCCCGGCGCGCCTCCGCTATGGGCGAAGGCGCGGGTAGTCGCTGACCAGTATTCGATGCTCGACCTGGGAAATGCCACACTCCCGTATCATCGCGTCGTCGGTGCAGCGTTCGGCGTCGATCTTGCCAAGCTGCCTCCGCACATGCGGTTCGATCCCACGCTCGGGCGGCGCGAAGGGAAGTTGTTCAGCGGCGAAGAGAGCGAGTTCTGCGCGCGTGCCGTCGCGGCGGGGCTGGAGATCCGCTATTGCGGCGCGGCGTGCGTGACGCACGTTGTTTCACCCGAACGCACCCGCCTGCCGTGGATTGCGCGGCGGCTGTTCTACGCCGGACACGGCCGAGCGGTGCTGGGCGGCGCGCCGGCACCTTCACGCAAGCCGGGGCTGGCTGACTGGCTGACGCTGCCGATTACCCTGCCGCCCTACGCGCTCGGCTGGCTCAAGGGTAAGCTCCTGGGCTAG
- a CDS encoding long-chain-fatty-acid--CoA ligase: protein MDYPDRSRTIGSALSEWAAGTPDAIALRCAGRTTDWKTYDHHATQVANGLAAMGFEKGDRIAYLGKNADRACELLMGAARAGMVLVPIIWRLAPAEIAFILKDCEAAALFVEPLFEGQEYDGPRVIMDERFDAWRDAQSDAPVKIPVETGDVFLQLYTSGTTGMPKGVMLTHRNATVLRPIMQDSGIGWFTSEPGESVIHAMPFGHIAGVGTITGAVNGGQQAIIHTEFDPAALIRDVQVHKAKWCFLVPAALQIMLDHPDAQDADFSNLEGMAYGASPIPLDLLKRGVERLKCDFAQMYGMTETYGTVVALAPEDHLPGREHVMRSAGKALPSVELKILDENGNPLPPGEIGEIAIKGPTTMAGYWNRPEETARALSDDGWLRTGDAGIMDEEGYLFIQDRIKDMIISGGENVYPAEVESAIYGHPDIADVAVIGVPDAKWGEAVKAVIVRRPGSDLDEATVIAHARAKIAGFKCPKSVDFIDALPRNPSGKILRRELRAPYWEGQERQVN from the coding sequence ATGGATTACCCCGACCGTTCGCGCACCATCGGCAGCGCACTGAGTGAGTGGGCCGCTGGCACACCCGACGCAATCGCGCTGCGCTGTGCAGGGCGCACGACCGACTGGAAGACCTACGATCACCACGCGACGCAAGTAGCCAACGGGCTTGCCGCAATGGGCTTCGAGAAGGGCGACCGCATCGCCTATCTCGGCAAGAATGCCGACCGCGCGTGCGAACTGCTGATGGGCGCGGCGCGCGCCGGCATGGTGCTGGTGCCGATCATCTGGCGTCTCGCCCCGGCGGAAATCGCCTTCATCCTCAAGGATTGCGAGGCTGCGGCGCTGTTCGTCGAGCCGCTGTTCGAGGGCCAGGAATACGACGGCCCGCGAGTGATCATGGACGAGCGCTTCGACGCATGGCGCGACGCGCAGTCCGATGCGCCGGTCAAGATACCTGTCGAAACCGGCGACGTGTTCCTGCAGCTCTACACCTCGGGCACCACGGGGATGCCCAAGGGGGTGATGCTGACCCACCGCAACGCGACAGTGCTACGCCCGATCATGCAGGATTCGGGGATCGGGTGGTTCACCTCCGAACCGGGCGAATCGGTGATCCACGCGATGCCGTTCGGCCATATCGCGGGGGTCGGCACCATTACCGGAGCGGTAAACGGCGGCCAGCAGGCGATCATCCATACCGAATTCGATCCCGCCGCGCTGATCCGCGACGTGCAGGTCCACAAGGCCAAGTGGTGCTTCCTGGTGCCCGCTGCGCTCCAGATCATGCTCGACCACCCCGACGCGCAGGATGCCGATTTCTCCAACCTCGAGGGGATGGCCTACGGCGCGAGCCCGATCCCGCTCGATTTGCTCAAGCGCGGGGTCGAACGGCTAAAGTGCGATTTCGCGCAGATGTACGGGATGACAGAGACCTACGGCACGGTCGTCGCGCTCGCTCCCGAAGACCACCTGCCGGGCCGCGAACACGTGATGCGCTCGGCCGGCAAAGCGCTTCCTTCGGTCGAACTCAAGATCCTAGACGAGAACGGCAATCCATTGCCGCCCGGCGAAATCGGCGAGATCGCGATCAAGGGGCCGACCACGATGGCCGGATACTGGAATCGCCCCGAAGAGACCGCGCGCGCGCTGAGCGATGACGGCTGGCTACGCACCGGCGATGCGGGAATAATGGACGAAGAGGGCTATCTCTTCATCCAGGACCGCATCAAGGACATGATCATCTCGGGCGGAGAGAACGTCTATCCGGCAGAGGTCGAAAGCGCTATCTACGGCCATCCAGACATCGCCGACGTCGCAGTGATCGGCGTGCCCGATGCAAAGTGGGGCGAAGCGGTCAAGGCAGTGATCGTCCGTCGGCCCGGGTCGGACCTCGACGAAGCGACCGTGATCGCGCACGCGCGAGCGAAGATCGCCGGGTTCAAATGCCCCAAGTCGGTCGATTTCATCGACGCGCTGCCACGCAACCCCTCGGGCAAAATCCTCCGCCGCGAACTGCGTGCACCTTATTGGGAAGGGCAGGAACGCCAGGTCAACTGA
- a CDS encoding glycosyltransferase: MDGCSIIMASRNGADTLPLALGALAAIIRPDCEFEYLLVDNASDDATPHLLQAFADQHGGEVLAEPVPGKSHALNRALERARGELLVFLDDDAMPAPDWLRAYVAAAERDPGIAVFAGGVTPHWLATPPEWLASLAAEGRACGCTAGGRPAAPIDPIDVKGGNFAMRRSALGSLRFETGKVNFGSGGTSTGGEDTRFVSALAERGNAISFVPDATVGHVIAPDEMRLGHQLARFARIGRGAALVEGQTLPEAALAALKVPAFAVRAAIRFVLADRTGAADALTRAAMNYGRLSQGLTKRAR; encoded by the coding sequence ATGGACGGGTGTTCGATCATCATGGCAAGTCGCAACGGAGCGGATACCTTGCCGCTGGCGCTTGGCGCGCTGGCTGCGATCATTCGGCCGGATTGTGAATTCGAATACTTGCTGGTGGACAACGCAAGCGATGACGCCACGCCGCACTTGCTGCAGGCGTTCGCGGATCAGCATGGCGGCGAAGTGCTGGCCGAGCCGGTGCCCGGCAAGTCGCACGCGCTCAACCGCGCATTGGAGCGGGCACGGGGCGAACTGCTGGTATTTCTCGACGATGACGCCATGCCTGCACCGGACTGGCTGCGCGCCTACGTGGCGGCGGCGGAGCGCGACCCGGGCATCGCAGTTTTTGCCGGTGGCGTGACGCCGCACTGGCTCGCTACGCCCCCCGAGTGGCTGGCTTCGCTGGCGGCAGAGGGCCGGGCCTGCGGTTGCACAGCTGGAGGGAGGCCGGCCGCACCAATCGACCCGATTGACGTCAAAGGCGGTAATTTCGCCATGCGCCGCAGCGCGCTGGGTTCGCTTCGCTTCGAAACCGGAAAGGTCAATTTCGGGTCCGGCGGTACGTCGACCGGCGGCGAAGACACCCGTTTCGTGAGCGCGCTGGCCGAACGCGGCAATGCGATTTCGTTCGTTCCCGATGCGACAGTCGGGCATGTGATCGCTCCGGACGAGATGCGGCTCGGACACCAGTTGGCGCGGTTTGCGCGGATCGGGCGCGGTGCGGCGCTAGTCGAGGGGCAGACATTGCCGGAGGCGGCGTTGGCGGCTTTGAAAGTGCCTGCATTCGCTGTGCGGGCGGCAATACGGTTCGTGCTGGCCGATCGGACCGGTGCCGCCGATGCATTGACGCGGGCAGCGATGAACTACGGGCGGCTGAGCCAAGGCCTGACGAAGCGCGCCCGATGA
- a CDS encoding M20 metallopeptidase family protein: MLHPDLLDSARAISDKIVALRRDIHAEPELGLETPKTMAKVRAALAHLPLTWREGGNTTGAVATLKCGKPGRRVLLRGDMDALPMDEETGLDFSSTIPGRMHACGHDTHTAMLVGAVELLAAQADQLSGEIQFMFQPGEEGFHGARHMLDDGLIDPLPEAAFALHIMPNARHGAVAGRAGPLMAAADQFDIVVKGRGGHASMPHDTHDPVPGACAIVTALQAMVTRRFNAADAVVVTVSMIHAGTAHNVIADEVALRGTIRTLSPHHREKAHALLAETAEATAKAYGLEAEVTVKQGFPVTICDPRAVKLGSEVTGELFGAGHWIGLPTPIMGAEDFSYLLEEVPGAMFFLGVAAEGDDDWRHACSIHSPRMVVDEAALPRGAALLAGCALRFLERGFD; encoded by the coding sequence ATGCTGCATCCAGACCTGCTCGACTCGGCCCGCGCGATCTCCGACAAGATCGTTGCGCTGCGCCGCGACATCCATGCCGAACCCGAACTCGGGCTCGAAACTCCCAAGACGATGGCCAAGGTTCGCGCCGCGCTGGCGCATCTGCCGCTGACCTGGCGCGAGGGCGGGAACACCACCGGCGCTGTTGCTACGCTCAAGTGCGGCAAGCCGGGAAGGCGGGTGCTGCTGCGCGGCGACATGGACGCACTGCCGATGGACGAGGAAACCGGGCTCGACTTTTCCTCGACGATTCCCGGCCGGATGCACGCCTGCGGGCACGATACCCACACCGCGATGCTGGTCGGCGCGGTCGAATTGCTCGCCGCCCAGGCCGATCAATTGTCAGGCGAAATCCAGTTCATGTTCCAGCCGGGCGAGGAAGGCTTCCACGGCGCGCGACACATGCTCGACGACGGGCTTATCGATCCGTTGCCCGAGGCCGCGTTCGCGCTGCACATCATGCCCAACGCACGCCACGGCGCGGTCGCCGGACGCGCCGGACCGCTGATGGCAGCCGCCGACCAGTTCGACATCGTGGTCAAGGGCCGCGGCGGGCACGCCTCAATGCCGCACGATACCCACGATCCGGTGCCGGGGGCCTGCGCGATCGTCACTGCGCTGCAAGCGATGGTCACTCGCCGGTTCAACGCAGCCGATGCGGTGGTGGTGACGGTCTCGATGATCCATGCCGGGACCGCGCACAACGTGATCGCCGACGAAGTGGCGCTGCGCGGCACCATCCGCACGCTTTCGCCGCACCACCGCGAAAAGGCGCACGCCCTGCTCGCCGAAACCGCCGAAGCGACCGCCAAGGCCTATGGCCTCGAAGCCGAAGTGACCGTGAAGCAGGGGTTCCCGGTAACGATCTGCGACCCGCGTGCAGTCAAACTGGGTAGCGAAGTCACCGGCGAGCTGTTCGGCGCGGGTCACTGGATCGGCCTTCCCACACCGATCATGGGGGCGGAAGATTTTTCCTACCTGCTGGAAGAAGTCCCCGGGGCGATGTTCTTCCTCGGCGTCGCAGCCGAAGGCGATGACGACTGGCGCCATGCCTGCTCGATTCACTCGCCGCGGATGGTCGTCGACGAAGCAGCCCTGCCGCGCGGCGCGGCGCTGCTCGCCGGATGTGCGCTGCGGTTCCTCGAACGCGGGTTCGACTGA
- a CDS encoding ArnT family glycosyltransferase has translation MASPIRIPGKYWLLAALLAAFAAATFALSPGLFTLDEYINYLGAHAMMGTGSYVFANGAPGLASYQLTPMLMVNGPEGIVPQYPPGMAVLGAPLLAAFGTHGLMLVNALAAAVTVWLLCRMAARHFGGAKTGVVAALLLLASTFFLEYAFAVWPHSVETMCLLGAMALVFDCLSSDHPEVARALAIGALVGLGQMFRADAVLALPAIGLALFVFTARPYLRLALVGAGFAPFMALSSWINHAKFGTWSPVSYGQSGGGDTALGSHILAIAALAVLALALVGVRLAWARAGNRKPIVWAGAVLFVVGLVAAHGFVERYLHGFWALVVDATTIHDTRSALTSMPDGTVLFWGYWKKALGQSMPWLALLFAAPFGKKGVDRKIGLTVLMLAVVWSLPFFPKDWHGGLGSNMRYFLPLVPFACALAAALLADLWSAARFPFAIAALGLAVGSCGHWQWVEYAPSRLGGASQILPTWLFLAISALAFASGIAWRGQRWIRTALLLAATTGVGAATMISYSDFWIAQHTRDRSVELGREYGQMPMRSIAYVPGRFMIGWVARPGHVVAQRDPSNGRFDYRLIGQAFAHGYRVFVWPGYVTRALRERHDLQLVPTGFGSGPAELLEIVPAPDRQ, from the coding sequence ATGGCATCCCCTATCCGCATTCCCGGCAAATACTGGCTGTTGGCCGCACTGCTCGCCGCTTTCGCCGCCGCGACATTTGCGCTTTCGCCGGGGTTGTTCACGCTCGACGAGTATATCAACTATCTCGGCGCGCACGCGATGATGGGCACCGGGAGCTACGTGTTTGCCAATGGTGCGCCGGGCCTCGCGTCGTACCAGCTCACTCCGATGCTGATGGTCAATGGCCCGGAAGGCATCGTGCCGCAGTACCCGCCGGGGATGGCTGTGCTCGGCGCGCCGCTGCTGGCGGCATTCGGGACGCACGGGCTGATGCTGGTCAATGCGCTGGCAGCGGCGGTGACCGTCTGGCTGCTCTGTCGCATGGCGGCACGCCATTTTGGCGGGGCGAAGACCGGGGTGGTCGCCGCCCTTCTCCTGCTCGCTTCGACGTTCTTCCTCGAATACGCGTTTGCGGTCTGGCCGCACTCGGTAGAGACGATGTGCCTCCTCGGCGCAATGGCTTTGGTGTTCGATTGCCTTTCGAGCGACCACCCCGAAGTCGCCCGCGCACTTGCGATCGGCGCTCTGGTCGGGCTGGGGCAGATGTTTCGCGCGGACGCGGTGCTGGCGCTCCCGGCGATCGGGCTCGCGCTTTTCGTCTTCACTGCGCGGCCCTATTTGCGGCTGGCGTTGGTTGGCGCAGGGTTCGCGCCGTTCATGGCGCTGTCCTCATGGATCAACCATGCGAAGTTCGGGACATGGAGCCCGGTGTCGTACGGCCAGAGCGGTGGCGGGGATACAGCGCTTGGTTCGCATATCCTTGCGATCGCCGCGCTTGCCGTGCTGGCGCTGGCGCTGGTTGGCGTGCGGCTGGCATGGGCGCGGGCGGGCAATCGCAAGCCGATCGTGTGGGCCGGGGCCGTGCTGTTTGTCGTCGGGCTGGTGGCGGCGCACGGCTTTGTCGAGCGCTACCTGCACGGGTTCTGGGCGCTGGTGGTCGATGCAACGACGATTCACGACACGCGCTCCGCGCTTACTTCGATGCCTGACGGGACGGTGCTGTTCTGGGGGTACTGGAAGAAAGCGCTCGGCCAGTCGATGCCGTGGCTTGCGCTGCTGTTTGCCGCACCGTTTGGAAAAAAGGGCGTCGATCGCAAGATCGGCCTCACGGTCCTGATGCTGGCCGTAGTGTGGAGCCTGCCGTTCTTTCCCAAGGATTGGCACGGCGGACTGGGCAGCAACATGCGCTATTTCCTGCCGCTGGTACCGTTCGCCTGTGCATTGGCGGCTGCGTTGCTGGCCGACCTGTGGAGCGCGGCGCGGTTCCCCTTCGCGATCGCGGCGCTGGGGCTGGCGGTGGGGAGCTGTGGGCACTGGCAGTGGGTCGAATATGCCCCGTCGCGTCTCGGCGGAGCGAGCCAGATACTGCCGACCTGGCTGTTCCTGGCGATCTCCGCGCTGGCGTTTGCGTCGGGCATTGCCTGGCGCGGGCAGCGGTGGATCCGCACGGCGCTGCTGCTTGCGGCAACGACGGGAGTCGGCGCGGCGACGATGATTTCTTACAGCGACTTCTGGATCGCCCAGCACACCCGCGACCGCTCGGTCGAATTGGGCCGCGAATACGGCCAGATGCCGATGCGCTCGATCGCATATGTCCCGGGCCGGTTCATGATCGGCTGGGTCGCCCGGCCCGGCCACGTCGTTGCCCAGCGCGACCCGAGCAACGGCCGGTTCGACTATCGCCTGATCGGACAGGCGTTCGCGCATGGATATCGGGTGTTCGTATGGCCGGGCTACGTCACCCGCGCATTGCGCGAACGCCACGATTTGCAGCTCGTGCCGACAGGCTTTGGAAGTGGCCCTGCAGAACTGCTCGAGATCGTTCCGGCACCTGACAGACAGTGA
- the rpe gene encoding ribulose-phosphate 3-epimerase, which yields MPAPLISPSILSADFARLGEEVRAIDEAGCDWIHVDVMDGHYVPNLTIGPGVVKALRPHTSKPFDVHLMVSPVDNWLEAFADAGADIITVHPEAGPHVHRTVQAVKALGKKAGVSLNPATPAKMLDYLIDEVDLVLVMSVNPGFGGQSFISSQLRKIEAVRKMIEKSGRAIHLEVDGGVDAITARQCVDAGADVLVAGSATFKGGPERYAANIAALKGEQEAIA from the coding sequence ATGCCTGCACCGTTGATTTCTCCCTCGATTCTGTCTGCCGACTTCGCCCGGCTGGGCGAGGAAGTGCGCGCTATCGACGAGGCTGGGTGTGACTGGATCCACGTCGACGTGATGGACGGGCATTATGTCCCCAATCTCACCATCGGCCCGGGCGTGGTAAAGGCGCTGCGTCCGCACACATCCAAGCCGTTCGATGTCCACCTGATGGTGAGCCCAGTCGATAACTGGCTCGAGGCGTTTGCCGATGCCGGGGCAGATATCATCACTGTCCATCCCGAGGCCGGGCCGCACGTCCATCGCACGGTTCAGGCCGTCAAGGCGCTCGGCAAGAAGGCTGGGGTCAGCCTCAATCCGGCAACCCCGGCCAAGATGCTCGACTACCTGATCGACGAGGTCGACCTGGTGTTGGTGATGAGCGTCAACCCCGGGTTCGGCGGGCAGAGCTTCATATCCAGCCAGCTGCGCAAGATCGAAGCGGTGCGCAAGATGATCGAAAAGTCCGGCCGCGCGATCCATCTCGAAGTCGACGGCGGGGTCGATGCGATCACTGCACGCCAGTGCGTCGATGCCGGAGCCGACGTGCTCGTCGCCGGATCCGCGACCTTCAAGGGCGGGCCGGAGCGTTACGCGGCGAATATCGCGGCGCTCAAGGGCGAGCAGGAGGCGATAGCCTGA